A stretch of Manis javanica isolate MJ-LG chromosome 1, MJ_LKY, whole genome shotgun sequence DNA encodes these proteins:
- the LOC140850688 gene encoding endogenous retrovirus group FC1 Env polyprotein-like, with protein MTFSSFTALSLFSLIPIVFPAAPSSFVWRFKVKQTYTQHQTKVTALIATSDCPLKGCSEPLYLHFPPSTEVFIYSYLYSPYLCFLYDQRQAYCRRWPDTYGGCPYWSCTIHYMGDFQYPQYYSSNRFMKYPNGSFSLSIPDPWDSRWAAGVTASVYYKGSSTPHGTLHISREYVPSRSQISQVASDIRHSEKVIIQTLDGASSSYSSYSWLQLIQDTTIFLNHTLNTANCFLCASLQRPLLAAVPLNISNYSFHAEGQPLRPLADIPLWEPEYPGNLTIHHCVGPTPPPSSALHCLSIYTPTSGSKTFTQPGHFFWCNGSLFNSLPLNSDTPCILVTLIPQLTLYSMAEFLELQPPLHSRTKRAAFLPIMVGISLITSAIGVGFSGGALGHSLWAVRDLDAKLEGALASTADSLASLQRQVTSLAKVTLQNRRALDLLTAEKGGTCVFLQEECCYYINESGIVETDITKLTDLASSLHSASNSNPFSSILTNPLLTWLWPIAGPIIVILLVCLFLPCIIKFIKSQVGKISNQAFNQLLLRNYQLLATEDPSPSRDLLTTC; from the coding sequence atgactttttcctcctttactgctctctcgcttttttccctcattcctattgtcttccctgccgccccatcctcctttgtatggcgattcaaagtcaagcagacttacacacagcatcaaacaaaagttactgccctcattgccacatcagactgccctctgaaaggctgctctgagcctttgtacctccactttcctccctccactgaagtattcatttacagctacctttattctccctacctctgcttcctctatgaccaaagacaagcctattgcaggcgatggccagacacctacgggggatgcccctactggtcttgcaccattcactacatgggtgacttccagtacccacagtattactcctccaaccgtttcatgaaatatcccaacggctcattctccttatcaatcccagatccctgggactctcgatgggctgctggagtaacagcctcagtttactacaaggggtcctcgaccccccacggtacccttcatatctctcgagagtatgttccctctcgctcccagatctctcaagttgcatcagatatcagacattccgaaaaggtcattatccaaactcttgacggcgcctcttcatcttattcctcctactcttggttacagctcattcaagacaccaccatctttctcaaccacaccctcaacaccgccaattgtttcttgtgcgcatcactacagcgcccactgctggccgccgtgccccttaatatttccaactactccttccatgcagaaggacaacccctccgtcccctggcagacatacccctatgggagccagaatacccaggtaatctcaccatccaccactgtgtaggcccaactccacccccctccagtgcacttcactgcctctctatctacacccctacctccggctccaagacttttacacaaccgggacacttcttttggtgtaatggcagccttttcaactcactgcctctcaattccgatacaccctgcattctcgtcaccctaatcccacagcttacactttacagcatggcagaattccttgagctccaacctcccttgcactcgcgcacaaaaagggctgctttccttcccatcatggtcggtatctctttaatcacctcagccattggggtggggttttcaggaggagccttgggtcactctctatgggcagttagagatctcgacgccaaacttgagggagccctggcatccactgccgattccctagcctctctccaaagacaagtcacttcgctagctaaagtcacccttcaaaaccggcgggccctagatctgcttacagccgagaagggtggcacctgcgtcttcctccaggaagagtgctgctattacatcaacgaatccggcattgtagaaactgacatcaccaaactcactgaccttgcctccagcctccactctgcttccaattccaacccattctcgtcaatactaacaaaccccctcctcacctggctctggcccattgcaggccccataatagtcattcttcttgtctgtctcttcttaccctgtataataaagttcatcaaatcccaagtcgggaaaatctctaatcaagctttcaaccagcttttactcaggaactaccagcttctggccacggaagacccctcaccctcacgtgacctcctcaccacatgctga